CCAGCACATGGCCAGGGTCACCGTAATCCAGAGAAAAAGAGCCGGGATCAGCACATTCATGCCCTTTACCTTTTGTACTCGTATGACCCAGGCTGCCCCGGTGAGAAGGGCAATGGAAGCCAGCATCTGATTGGCGCCGCCAAAGGCAGGCCAGAGCACGGTCCAGGCTCCACTCCAGGCCAGGCCGATGCCGATGATTGCCGGAATGCTGGAAGCAATCCACCGATTGGTGATGAAGGAGAAGAATCCGGGCGCCTTTTCCTTGAGGGGTTCAAAGATCTCGGCAAAGGTGTATCGGGCAAGTCTGTTGGTGGTATCCAGGGTTGTCATGGCAAAAGAGGCAACCCACATGGAGGCGAGTATGGTGAGAAAGCCTACCGGCAGGTGAAAGATCTGGTGCGACACATTGGCATATGATTTGGAGAAAATACCGATGGGACCGCCCACACTCTTGGCCGCACCAATATAGTTCTTGGCAAACTCTGCAGCACTGCCGCTCAACGTTGCCGCCTTTTCAGGAGCCAGAATAGCCATGCCAAAAGTACTGATCGATACCACCACAATGGTGGAGAGAAACCCTTCAGTAAGCATGCCGCCATAGCCTATGAACAGACCATCCTTTTCTGATGATATCTGCTTTGAAGTGGTGCCGGAAGCCACAATGGCATGGAAACCGGAAAGGGAGCCACAGGCAATAATCAGCGGAATTACCGGCCAGAAGGGTGTAGGTTTGCCGGCGATTATAGGCGCACTGTATACGGTCACCGCTGGCATGGAGACTGAAGTAAAGGAAGCCAGCAGAGAGATGCCGCCTATGAACAGACCACCTACCAGCAGCCAGGCATTGAGATAGTCCCGCGGTTGCAGAAGAATGTTCACCGGGATGGAGGCTGCAATAATAATGTAGAAGAAAAAGACAATCATCCAGGTCTGGTAACTGGCGCTGAGTGGCAGTTTTTCACCGATAATAATCGAGGCAATGAGCAGCAGGATGCCTATGATGGTTGCCAGGCGGAAGTCCATCTTCACCTTGTACAGGAGATAACCCAGAATAAAGGCGGAAAAAATCTTGAAGAGGTAAGCTGTGGGTACAGCGGGCTGCTTGACGTACAGCTTGCCGAGGACCGCGCCGAAGGCAGCAACTACCAGGATCAGCACAAAAAAGATGAACCAGGCGAAGGCATAGCCGGTTCGCTTCTTGATGACCTTGCCGGCAATCCACTGCACGGAATGGCCATCATATCTCACCGAAGACATAAGAGAGAGGTAATCATGTACTGCGCCGATAAAGATATTGCCAAGCCAGACCCAGAGAAGGGCAGGCAGCCAACCCCAGGCAATGGCAATGGCTGGGCCTACGATGGGCGCTGCACCGGCAACCGAGGCAAAGTGGTGTCCAAAGAGGACATACCTGTTGGCCGGCACGAAATCTACCCCGTCATAGAGCCTTTTGGAAGGAACTTCAGCGTCTCCCTCGCGCACCACATCCCGCTTCAAATATTTGCCGTAGGTATGATACAGGACGAGATAGAGCAAGACGCCCACCGCGATGAGAACTGTCGAATTCATAACCCACCTCCGTGATAAGTTTGAATTTCATTAGCCCTTTTCGCAGGGATAAAACAGGAACTTTTGCTGTGCGTCGCATAACTCATAAATTGTAAGAAGTCAACAAATGATTTGAGAAAAAGGGAACAAATTGCGCCGTTCCCATTTCACCTGCCCTAGCTGACTCCAGTTTCCCTCCTTACAGATGGCCAAAGGTCTCAAGAGCAGTAAGAAGAGGCATACCTCGGCGAATTTCTTCCCTGGCCCGTGAGTCCTTGCCTGCCCACTCATGGGCCTGCTGGGCAATCTCTTCGGCAATGCTGGCTGGCACCACTATCACGCCATCATCGTCAGCTACCACTACATCACCCGGCTCCACCCTCACCTGCTCCTGCAGACCACCCCGAACTTCTATGGCCATCTGATAACTGCTAACCTTCCAGCGGCCTATGGCTTGCGCCGGTGTACGGTAGCGCACCATCATGGGCAGCTGCAGATTTCTGAGATGAGCAAAATCGCGGATGCCGCCGTCCACCACCACGCCGGCGCAGCCTCTGGCCTTCATGGCCTCCGCCAGCAGATCGCCGAAACAACAGACGCCGCTGATATCGTTTCCGGCCCAGACCGGCACCACTCCCTCGTACATGCCGTCAATTGCGGCCAATTTGTCTCGATCTCCCCCTCTCTCCCAGCTTCGCAACTCACCGCTGACAGTGTAGGCCGGGCCCGCAAAACGGATCCCGGACTCTGGTACAGCAAAGAGATTGGTGTCGAGAATTGGCGGGGTCATTGCCAACTTATCAAAGACGTCTGCAATTGGTGCCGTGCCTGCCTCGAGAAGCAAGGATATGGTTGTTAACATGATATTCCTCCTTTCTGGCTCAGCAAGCCCTTGAGGCAAAATACGAAATGAGGCAATATAGCATGTACCCAAATGGAGGTAGAAGCAAGATTGACTGCAAGCAA
This genomic window from Deltaproteobacteria bacterium contains:
- a CDS encoding carbon starvation protein A codes for the protein MNSTVLIAVGVLLYLVLYHTYGKYLKRDVVREGDAEVPSKRLYDGVDFVPANRYVLFGHHFASVAGAAPIVGPAIAIAWGWLPALLWVWLGNIFIGAVHDYLSLMSSVRYDGHSVQWIAGKVIKKRTGYAFAWFIFFVLILVVAAFGAVLGKLYVKQPAVPTAYLFKIFSAFILGYLLYKVKMDFRLATIIGILLLIASIIIGEKLPLSASYQTWMIVFFFYIIIAASIPVNILLQPRDYLNAWLLVGGLFIGGISLLASFTSVSMPAVTVYSAPIIAGKPTPFWPVIPLIIACGSLSGFHAIVASGTTSKQISSEKDGLFIGYGGMLTEGFLSTIVVVSISTFGMAILAPEKAATLSGSAAEFAKNYIGAAKSVGGPIGIFSKSYANVSHQIFHLPVGFLTILASMWVASFAMTTLDTTNRLARYTFAEIFEPLKEKAPGFFSFITNRWIASSIPAIIGIGLAWSGAWTVLWPAFGGANQMLASIALLTGAAWVIRVQKVKGMNVLIPALFLWITVTLAMCWYLFVAVPVFYAKNPVQAVILGGITVIMLLLNLLLVYDYFKPEPELKAQLEAERT
- a CDS encoding RraA family protein, which translates into the protein MLTTISLLLEAGTAPIADVFDKLAMTPPILDTNLFAVPESGIRFAGPAYTVSGELRSWERGGDRDKLAAIDGMYEGVVPVWAGNDISGVCCFGDLLAEAMKARGCAGVVVDGGIRDFAHLRNLQLPMMVRYRTPAQAIGRWKVSSYQMAIEVRGGLQEQVRVEPGDVVVADDDGVIVVPASIAEEIAQQAHEWAGKDSRAREEIRRGMPLLTALETFGHL